The proteins below are encoded in one region of Aequorivita iocasae:
- a CDS encoding acyloxyacyl hydrolase, protein MKQQLTLLLLGITFFSFAQTDSNWKKSAFTFTPEILLGLTMEANDGFPDTELQKQLIFNFGRHHINNPQQWAQRLKNPKTGISIGITDFGNLDSLGFALTAMPFIEFKAFKSEKWSVLTGMGASYFTKKFDAATNPQNQAVTTDITWAFRMYLYYQFLSNKNLDWRLGLGYSHHSNGHTRLLNQGYNSFLVSLSAAIKNPLKHPEIVSEGNLPVYKNTVYNYVAVRGGLGQNVFALAFNDKRNVYTIAGEYGRVYNNTFKIGLGFYYRFYQHYYDYINGNESLVQAGREFDYFRSDPWYYATNLGISLHGEIFLNHVGIDLQLGYNLHKPAYKLEWRINEGWDNTPREISQTWVLGELDGSYKRKHRISSRLGLKYYLIGMEKAPKNNFYLGAHLNANLGQADFTELSFGYVYSFNHRERN, encoded by the coding sequence ATGAAACAACAACTAACCCTATTGCTTCTTGGCATAACCTTTTTCTCCTTTGCTCAAACCGATAGCAATTGGAAAAAAAGTGCATTTACTTTTACTCCTGAAATTCTTTTGGGCCTTACGATGGAAGCTAATGATGGCTTTCCCGATACTGAATTACAAAAACAATTAATTTTCAATTTTGGACGCCATCATATAAACAATCCGCAACAATGGGCACAACGCTTGAAAAATCCTAAAACGGGTATTTCTATTGGAATAACGGATTTTGGAAATCTGGACAGTTTGGGGTTTGCATTAACTGCTATGCCTTTTATAGAATTTAAAGCCTTTAAAAGTGAAAAATGGAGCGTATTGACAGGAATGGGCGCATCTTATTTCACGAAAAAATTTGACGCCGCAACAAACCCTCAAAACCAAGCGGTGACTACAGACATTACCTGGGCATTCCGAATGTATCTTTATTATCAATTTCTTTCAAACAAAAATTTGGATTGGCGATTGGGGCTGGGGTATTCACACCATTCAAACGGACATACGCGTTTGCTAAACCAAGGATATAATTCATTTTTGGTGAGTCTTTCGGCAGCTATAAAGAACCCTTTAAAACACCCTGAAATTGTTTCTGAAGGAAATCTTCCAGTGTATAAAAATACTGTTTATAATTATGTAGCAGTGCGTGGGGGATTAGGTCAAAACGTTTTTGCTTTGGCTTTTAACGATAAAAGAAATGTATATACAATTGCTGGTGAATATGGTCGCGTATATAATAATACATTTAAAATAGGCCTTGGCTTTTATTATCGCTTTTACCAGCATTATTACGATTATATAAATGGAAATGAATCCTTGGTGCAGGCAGGTAGAGAGTTTGATTATTTTAGAAGTGATCCGTGGTACTACGCTACAAATTTAGGGATTAGCCTCCACGGTGAAATATTCCTAAACCACGTGGGTATTGACCTACAACTGGGTTACAATCTACATAAACCTGCCTATAAACTGGAATGGCGTATAAACGAAGGCTGGGATAATACGCCAAGGGAAATTTCACAAACTTGGGTTTTGGGCGAGCTGGACGGCAGCTATAAAAGAAAACATCGTATATCTTCCCGTTTGGGGCTTAAATATTATTTAATAGGAATGGAAAAGGCCCCGAAAAATAATTTTTATTTGGGTGCGCACCTGAATGCCAATTTGGGACAAGCAGACTTTACAGAGCTCAGCTTTGGTTATGTGTATAGCTTCAACCATCGGGAGCGAAATTAA
- a CDS encoding alanine/glycine:cation symporter family protein, translating to MEKIDNFISELASFAWGLPLLVILIGGGLYLLIRIKFLPFRYLGHAFAVLRGKYDNENDAGEITHFQALTTALSATVGMGNIAGVAVAIAIGGPGAVFWMWVSAIIGMSTKFFTATLAILYRGKDSDGKIQGGPMYFITEGLGKKWMPLAILFSVAGLVGALPVFNVNQLTQAINDILLKPAGLYHGFKTDLIVGLVLATLTAIVILGGLSRISKTASKMVPAMVVLYFALVLIILIVHIEVVPSYLGLIFTDAFSASFYKGDAFLGGVIGGIILLGIRRGAFSNEAGIGTAPMAHGAAKTNEPIREGLVAMLGPAIDTLIICTLTALAILVTGVWQSSNANGVSLTSSAFEESIPVFGKYGLLACIAIFSISSLFSYSYYGSKCMSFLFGAKNKGIYNYFYILSILVGATTSLNMMINLIDTFFALMAIPTMTATIILAPKVINEAKIYFKKLKEY from the coding sequence ATGGAAAAAATAGATAATTTTATTAGTGAACTGGCTTCTTTTGCTTGGGGTTTGCCGCTATTAGTAATTTTGATTGGCGGCGGGTTGTATCTTTTAATCAGGATTAAATTTTTACCATTTCGGTATTTGGGTCATGCTTTCGCAGTACTTCGCGGAAAATATGACAATGAAAATGATGCTGGTGAAATTACTCATTTTCAGGCCTTGACCACTGCACTTTCGGCCACCGTGGGAATGGGCAATATTGCGGGAGTCGCTGTGGCCATTGCTATTGGAGGGCCCGGAGCCGTATTTTGGATGTGGGTAAGTGCTATAATTGGGATGTCAACTAAATTTTTTACTGCCACGCTAGCCATTCTTTATAGGGGAAAAGATAGTGACGGAAAAATACAAGGAGGCCCTATGTATTTTATTACTGAAGGATTGGGGAAAAAGTGGATGCCCTTGGCAATTCTTTTCAGTGTGGCAGGACTGGTGGGTGCTTTGCCTGTATTTAATGTAAACCAACTTACGCAGGCAATTAACGATATTCTTTTAAAACCCGCCGGACTTTACCATGGTTTTAAAACAGATTTAATTGTAGGCCTTGTATTGGCCACTCTAACGGCAATTGTAATTTTAGGCGGGTTGTCACGAATTAGCAAAACTGCTTCCAAAATGGTACCTGCAATGGTTGTGCTCTATTTTGCTTTGGTATTGATTATTCTCATCGTTCATATAGAAGTTGTACCATCCTATTTGGGACTGATTTTTACCGATGCATTTTCCGCAAGTTTTTATAAAGGAGATGCTTTTTTGGGTGGAGTTATTGGCGGAATTATTCTTTTGGGAATCCGTCGTGGTGCTTTCTCAAATGAAGCGGGGATAGGAACCGCGCCAATGGCGCACGGTGCGGCAAAAACCAATGAACCCATTCGGGAAGGTTTGGTGGCCATGCTGGGCCCAGCAATTGATACCCTAATAATTTGTACGCTTACTGCCCTGGCGATTTTGGTTACAGGCGTATGGCAAAGCAGTAATGCCAATGGGGTGAGCTTAACATCTTCAGCTTTTGAGGAAAGTATTCCTGTTTTTGGAAAATACGGTTTGTTGGCCTGTATTGCTATTTTCAGCATCTCATCACTTTTTTCCTATTCCTATTACGGCAGCAAGTGTATGTCTTTTTTATTTGGCGCCAAAAATAAGGGGATATATAACTATTTCTACATTTTGAGTATCCTGGTGGGGGCAACAACTTCGCTTAACATGATGATTAATTTGATTGATACTTTCTTTGCCTTAATGGCAATTCCCACGATGACAGCGACAATTATTCTAGCGCCAAAAGTTATAAATGAAGCGAAAATTTATTTTAAAAAATTGAAAGAGTATTAA